The following nucleotide sequence is from uncultured Draconibacterium sp..
GTCGGCCAAACACCGTTTGCCAGATAATTTTCAGATCCCACCCAAATCTCCAGTTTTCGATGTATTCCATATCGGCTTTCACCCTGTTTTCCATAGAGGATAACTTTTTTGTTTCACCACGCAAGCCTTTTACCTGCGCCCAACCTGTTATTCCCGGTTTTACATAGTGCCTTACCAGGTAATTATCGATAAGAGACGAGTATTCTTCGGTATGTTTTAACATATGAGGACGTGGCCCTACAACCGACATCTGCCCGGACAAAACATTTAAAAACTGTGGTAATTCATCGATGTTGGTACGGCGCATTAACCGGCCTAATTTCGTGATCCGGTCGTCGTTAGCTGTTGCCTGTCTGTCGTTCGCCTCATTGTTCACCTTCATGCTTCTGAATTTTAAACATTTAAAGGTTTTGTTGTTTATCCCCGTTCGCTCCTGTACAAAAAAAACAGGCCCTTTGGAATCGAGTTTAATTAGAAGGGCAATTATGGGGAATAACCAGGAGAAAAGAAAGATGCAAAGCGTTAATGAAAACACCAGGTCGAAGATTCTTTTTTGTACCCGGAAGCCTACGCTGTCGAGCGGAATTTCCTGGGGATTGATTACCACCATATTTCCTATCGATTCGGTGTTAAAACGATTCCGGAACCATAGTTGATTGGTAGGGATAAAGTTTAAACGTACTCCTTTACGGTTGCAAATTTTTAGTACTTCTTTCCCTTTTTTTTCAGCATTTCCTCC
It contains:
- a CDS encoding exopolysaccharide biosynthesis polyprenyl glycosylphosphotransferase; its protein translation is MKSRETELLYTYLAFDLFLLNLSLVFVAWVDLDISLRNIRLMSTYILHGNLAWVISYLAFTKRNLFLRDSFTNRIWRISKRQLVFIMVAASFNLLFVPLHLSQLFFWKYALLFYFLKIIAYWLIYRYLKFKRGKRFNTLHAAIIGYNDTGLLLQQIISSNPSLGYSFSGFISSKENIKEDFLGHPDQLEKLIDKHDINIIYYTISFFNGGNAEKKGKEVLKICNRKGVRLNFIPTNQLWFRNRFNTESIGNMVVINPQEIPLDSVGFRVQKRIFDLVFSLTLCIFLFSWLFPIIALLIKLDSKGPVFFVQERTGINNKTFKCLKFRSMKVNNEANDRQATANDDRITKLGRLMRRTNIDELPQFLNVLSGQMSVVGPRPHMLKHTEEYSSLIDNYLVRHYVKPGITGWAQVKGLRGETKKLSSMENRVKADMEYIENWRFGWDLKIIWQTVFGRHAYKNAA